One Synergistaceae bacterium genomic window, GTGATTATTATAAAATCGGCATCGTCATAACACGCAAAAAATATAAAATTTTGATGTCTATGTCAATGCCGTCAATTATTTATGAAAACTATAGACTCTCACGTTCATATTTATCCGCCGGAAATAATAAAAAATTGCGAGAAAATTTCAGCGCACGAGCCTTATTTTGACGCATTAATTCATAATCGTGTACATAAATGGGCAACTCTCGACGACTTATTAACACGCATGACACACGATAATATTACACATGCAGTTATATTCGGGTTCGCTTTTCGTGATATGGGACTGTGCAAAATCTGCAATGATTACGTTATTGAGTGCGTGAAAAAATTTCCTGACAAATTAAGCGGACTTTGCGTCATTCCTCCCAATAATAACGAGTCAGAACGTGAAATTTTGCGATGTGCTGACTCAGGGCTTATAGGCGCGGGCGAACTTTTTCCCGACGGACAAAATATTAATATTTCGGACAATAACGAGACTTCACATTTAACTGGTGCATTAAGGGAAGCAAATTTTTTTGTGTTATGGCATATTGCAGAACCTGTCGGACATGATTACGCGGGCAAAGGCAAGACATCAGTTAAGGACGCTTATAATTTCTGCGTGAACAATCCGGAAATCACGACAATTTTTGCGCATTTAGGCGGGGGATTATGGCTTTATGAACTAATGCCGGAAGTAAGAAAAATTTTGCGAAATGTTTATTATGATATTGCTGCAATGCCGTATTTGTATGATTCTAAGATTCTTGACGCGATTAAATCAGCCGGACTGATAAATAAATTCTTGATGGGCAGCGATTACCCGATTTTAGGCTCATCGAGATACGAGAAAATGTTTAGCGAGTCAAGTCTGAATATGAATGATTTAGCGCAAATAAAATATTTCAACGCCGCAAAATTAATAAATCCCCCTGCAATTGAATCATCACAGAGGGAATAAAATTTTTTATCTCACTAGACAAGGCTTCTTGTTGTCAAATTTCCAGCCCGGTATTAAATACTGCATTCCGATTGAGTCATCACGTGCGCCGAGTCCATGCTTGAAATAAAGTTCATTAGCTTTCTTAATCTGCGACATATCGACATCGACTCCGAGTCCGGGCTTCTTCGGGAGATCAATACAACCGCCGATAATCTGCATTGGTTCAACAGTGAGTCTCTCGCGGCCTTCCTGCCAAATCCAGTGAGTATCGATTCCGTTCATTTTTCCGGGAATCGCTGCTGCACACTGCACGACCATTGCAAGCGAAATATCAAAATGGTTATTGCTATGACAGCCCCACATCAAGCCAAAATCCGCGCATAACTGCCCGACTCTAACAGAACCGTTCATCGTCCAAAAATGAGGATCTGCTAACGGAATATCTACAGCTTGAAGAGTCAAAGCGTGGCACATCTGCCGCCAGTCAGTATTAATCATGTTCGTAGCAGTCGGCATCATCGCAGCTTTTCTAAACTCGGCCATTACCTCACGACCGCTAAAACCTGATTCTGCTCCGACGGGATCCTCACAATATGCAAGACATTATTTTAATTCTGGCGCGATCTCTAATGCTTCTTTCAGACTCCAGCAGCCATTTGGATCTAAATCGACTCTTGCATTCGGGAACGCCTTTTTTATGGCCTGAACAGCTTTTAACTCTTCGCGCGGCTTCAAGACTCCACCCTTTAGCTTGAAATCTTCAAATCCGTATTTCTCGTGAGTTGCTTTTGCGAGTGCTACAATTTTTTCTGGCGTTAATGCTTCTTCGTGCCTGAGTCTATACCAATCACAAGGCGAGTCTGATTCTTCTTCGTAGGGCAGGTCAGTTTTTTTGCGATCACCGATGAAGAATAAATAACTCAAGAATCTAACTCTTTCGCGCTGGATTCCGTCGCCCATTAAAGCAGCTGCAGGAACGTCTAAAAATTTCCCCATCAAATCAAGCAAAGGAGCTTCAACCGCCGTAACAACATGAACTCCCGTACGTAAATCAAAAGTTTGAAGGCCGCGCACATCGTCTTTGATATTTTCGTCGAGCCACTTGCGGATTTGATTCAAAGTATTCTTGTAGTCAGCGATTCTAGTGCCGATTACTAAATGTTTGACATCTTCGAGAGCCTTTGTAATTTTCTGACCGCCGGGGACTTCACCAGCACCGATTTGGCCGGAAGAATCCTCAAGAATTACTACATTTCGCGTGAAAAACGGAGCATGAGCACCGCTTAAATTTAATTCCATACAGTCATGACCTGCAACGGGGTAAACGTCCATTTTTGTTATAACAGGTATAGCAGTCATTGAATAATAGTGCCTCCCTAAATATAAAATTTTAAAAAATGTGAGATACGCTCATTATATCATTTAACCGTCCCCGAATAATCCGAGAATGTCAGACAAATCAACAACTGCGTCTTCTTCCTCGACTCGTGCTTTCATTGCTGCTGTCTCGTCTTCGAGTTTCTTGCGGGCCTCTAAAATTTTGCGTGTCTCCTCAAGTTTTGAAATAGCGACCTCTCTATGTCCGCGATCATAAAGAATCATTGCAGCATTTGTGATATAACCGCCTAAGAATGCATCATATTTTTTTGCGTCGGCCTCAGCTTTGTCAAATCCGCCCTGAAATTTTCCAGTATATTTTTTCGCGAATCTGTCCGCCTCGTGTTCGATGATGTCTTTGCTGATTGACGCTAATTCTTCAAGCATTCTGTCAAAATCTGTCTTAGTAGAAATTGCGTCGACATAACGTTTTCCCGACGTAAAATCATAGTCAGGGCTATCACCGCCGTATTTTATTGACGGGTCAATGTGCTTAATTTCTGTAGGGTCTGGCTCGTCTGACTCTGACTCATTCTGCGAATCTTCTTGTGAGTCTGACTCTATTTCTTGAGGCTCGTTAATTGCTGACTCTGACTCACTCTGTGAAATTTCTTGAATCTCTTGCAAAATTTCTTGTGAGTCTGACTCTATTTCTTGAGGCTCGTTAATTGCTGACTCTGACTCACTCTGTGAAATTTCTTGAATCTCTTGCAAAATTTCTTGTGAGTCTGACTCTAACTCTTGAGGCTCGTTAATTTCCGGCGCTGACTCTGACTCACTCTGTAAAATTTCTTGAATCTCTTGCGAATCTTCCTGTGAGTCTGACTCTATTTCTTGA contains:
- a CDS encoding amidohydrolase family protein; translated protein: MKTIDSHVHIYPPEIIKNCEKISAHEPYFDALIHNRVHKWATLDDLLTRMTHDNITHAVIFGFAFRDMGLCKICNDYVIECVKKFPDKLSGLCVIPPNNNESEREILRCADSGLIGAGELFPDGQNINISDNNETSHLTGALREANFFVLWHIAEPVGHDYAGKGKTSVKDAYNFCVNNPEITTIFAHLGGGLWLYELMPEVRKILRNVYYDIAAMPYLYDSKILDAIKSAGLINKFLMGSDYPILGSSRYEKMFSESSLNMNDLAQIKYFNAAKLINPPAIESSQRE